Proteins encoded within one genomic window of Prauserella marina:
- a CDS encoding acetoacetate--CoA ligase, translating into MSAEADVPEVLWRPDPHRVSGARIEGFREWLSAERGVDLADYTQLWEFSTNSIDEFWSAVTEYLGVRWRKAPDEVLSGLELPGARWFSGAELNYAEHALTGGVGGAQKADDELAVIFHREDGVSEQLTFGALRRRVAAARASLRSLGVGKGDRVVALAPNCPQTLVAFLAAASLGAVWSSCSPDFGVSAVADRFTQIEPKVLVAVNGYVYNGRSFDVRPTVEQLRSRLPELSATVLVDYVGSGTLPGVRDWDALLAEHADAELAFDPVEFDHPLWVLYSSGTTGLPKGIVQGHGGITVEHLKALALQCDLGQGERFFWFTTTGWMMWNFLISGLLVGSTVVLYDGSPGHPDLNVLWRLAEQHRITYFGTSAPFVQSCLKQRLRPAERFDLSSVRALGSTGAPLSVEGFRWIAESVGKQVQICSVSGGTDLCTAFVGSAPTVPVWLGELSCRCLGAAVEAYDENGNPVTDQVGELMITKPMPSMPVFFWNDEDGSRLREAYFEDFPGVWRHGDWIKITSRGSAVIYGRSDSTLNRGGVRMGTSEFYRVVEGFDEVLDSLVIDTSAGAEGELLCFLVLARGASMAELEPALRGELRAALSPRHVPDRFVIVDDIPRTLNGKKCEVPVKKILRGVDPEKAVSRDALANPASLAPFVALADRK; encoded by the coding sequence ATGAGCGCCGAAGCCGACGTCCCCGAAGTGTTGTGGCGGCCGGATCCGCACCGGGTTTCCGGAGCCAGAATCGAAGGCTTTCGCGAATGGCTGAGTGCTGAACGCGGGGTCGACCTTGCCGATTACACACAGTTGTGGGAATTCTCAACGAATTCGATCGACGAGTTCTGGTCCGCTGTCACGGAATACCTCGGGGTGCGATGGCGCAAGGCGCCCGATGAAGTGCTTTCCGGCTTGGAGTTGCCTGGCGCGCGGTGGTTTTCCGGTGCGGAGCTGAACTACGCGGAGCACGCGCTCACCGGTGGTGTCGGCGGAGCCCAGAAAGCCGACGACGAACTTGCCGTCATCTTTCACAGGGAAGACGGCGTCAGTGAGCAGCTTACGTTCGGCGCGTTGCGGCGGCGGGTCGCGGCCGCGCGAGCGAGTTTGCGGTCACTCGGTGTCGGCAAGGGCGACCGGGTCGTCGCGCTGGCGCCCAACTGTCCGCAGACGCTGGTTGCTTTTCTCGCGGCGGCAAGCCTCGGTGCCGTGTGGTCGTCGTGCTCTCCCGACTTCGGCGTGAGCGCGGTGGCCGATCGGTTCACCCAGATCGAGCCGAAGGTACTCGTCGCCGTAAACGGATACGTCTACAATGGACGATCGTTCGACGTAAGACCGACCGTCGAACAGCTCAGGTCGAGGTTGCCCGAGCTTTCCGCGACCGTGCTCGTCGACTACGTCGGAAGCGGGACCCTGCCAGGAGTCCGTGACTGGGACGCGCTGCTGGCCGAACACGCGGATGCCGAGCTCGCCTTCGATCCCGTCGAGTTCGACCATCCGTTGTGGGTGCTGTACTCGTCGGGGACCACCGGCCTCCCTAAGGGCATCGTTCAGGGGCACGGCGGCATCACCGTCGAGCACCTGAAGGCGCTGGCGCTGCAATGCGATCTGGGACAGGGAGAGCGGTTCTTCTGGTTCACCACCACCGGCTGGATGATGTGGAACTTCCTCATCTCCGGTCTGCTCGTCGGCTCGACGGTCGTGCTGTACGACGGAAGTCCGGGGCATCCGGACCTCAACGTGTTGTGGCGGCTCGCCGAGCAACATCGGATCACGTATTTCGGTACCTCGGCGCCTTTCGTGCAGAGTTGCCTCAAGCAGCGCTTGCGTCCCGCCGAACGGTTCGACCTCTCCTCGGTGCGCGCGCTCGGCTCGACCGGCGCGCCGCTCAGTGTCGAGGGGTTCCGGTGGATTGCCGAGTCTGTCGGCAAGCAGGTGCAGATCTGTTCCGTTTCGGGTGGGACCGACCTGTGCACCGCGTTCGTCGGTTCAGCGCCGACGGTGCCGGTGTGGCTGGGTGAGCTGTCCTGTCGCTGTCTTGGTGCCGCCGTAGAGGCGTACGACGAGAACGGCAACCCGGTGACCGACCAGGTCGGCGAGTTGATGATCACCAAACCGATGCCGTCGATGCCGGTGTTCTTCTGGAACGACGAAGACGGAAGCAGGCTGCGGGAGGCGTACTTCGAGGACTTTCCTGGCGTGTGGCGGCACGGCGACTGGATCAAGATCACGAGCAGGGGATCGGCCGTCATCTACGGTCGCAGCGATTCGACCCTCAACAGGGGCGGGGTGCGCATGGGCACCTCGGAGTTCTACCGCGTCGTCGAGGGCTTCGACGAGGTGCTGGACTCGCTCGTCATCGACACGTCGGCGGGAGCGGAGGGCGAGCTGTTGTGCTTCCTGGTCCTCGCGAGAGGAGCGAGTATGGCCGAACTCGAACCGGCCTTGCGCGGGGAACTGAGGGCGGCGCTGTCGCCTCGGCACGTCCCCGACCGGTTCGTCATCGTCGACGACATCCCGCGCACCCTCAACGGCAAGAAGTGCGAGGTGCCGGTCAAGAAGATCCTGCGAGGGGTCGACCCCGAGAAGGCGGTCAGCCGCGACGCGCTCGCCAATCCCGCCTCGCTGGCCCCGTTCGTCGCGCTCGCAGACCGGAAATGA
- a CDS encoding SsgA family sporulation/cell division regulator → MSVITVEYVAQARRHQQGCEVEDLGSRRVRLSYDPDDPYAVALEVFHTDAWARWVFARSLLVHVPSRGKGLGAVHVCPAPGMPRQRVSIILRTAPGVGFELVLRRAEVDAAVDRFDHVVAIGSESEYIDWETELAALGGGEA, encoded by the coding sequence ATGTCTGTGATCACGGTGGAGTACGTCGCCCAGGCCCGGCGGCACCAGCAGGGCTGCGAGGTCGAGGACCTGGGATCGCGGCGGGTGCGCCTGTCCTACGACCCGGACGACCCCTACGCCGTCGCGCTGGAGGTCTTCCACACCGATGCCTGGGCGCGGTGGGTGTTCGCCCGCTCGTTGCTTGTCCACGTGCCCAGCCGCGGTAAAGGTCTCGGCGCCGTGCACGTCTGCCCTGCGCCCGGAATGCCGCGTCAGCGGGTGTCGATCATCCTGCGCACTGCCCCCGGGGTCGGGTTCGAGCTGGTGTTGCGCCGCGCCGAGGTCGACGCGGCGGTGGACCGCTTCGACCACGTCGTGGCGATCGGCAGCGAATCCGAGTACATCGACTGGGAGACCGAGCTGGCCGCCCTGGGCGGGGGTGAGGCGTGA
- a CDS encoding GGDEF domain-containing protein, with protein sequence MTTTVLVAVLAAVWLVPVFVARYWWRRTAFDQLTGLPNRSRLEALAGRARRGRSVGVLLLDVDRFKQVNDTHGHRVGDALLAAFAHRLHAATTRREVAVRLHGDEFAVWLGATRSDAAARRAAEIAEALSRPVTVAGRELVMTASVGHATGPGGTPIAELLHAADTAMYAVKRARHVVPGLPTTESAPRLRDHGKDAA encoded by the coding sequence ATGACCACGACCGTGCTGGTTGCCGTGCTCGCTGCCGTGTGGCTGGTGCCGGTGTTCGTCGCGCGCTATTGGTGGCGGCGGACCGCGTTCGACCAGCTGACCGGCCTGCCCAACCGTTCCCGACTCGAGGCGCTGGCCGGCCGTGCTCGTCGCGGCCGGTCGGTGGGCGTGCTGTTGCTGGATGTGGACCGCTTCAAGCAGGTCAACGACACCCATGGCCACCGGGTCGGCGATGCCCTGCTGGCCGCGTTCGCCCACCGCCTGCACGCCGCGACCACTCGGCGCGAGGTCGCGGTGCGACTGCACGGTGACGAGTTCGCCGTCTGGCTTGGCGCCACCCGGTCCGATGCCGCCGCCCGGCGGGCGGCCGAGATCGCGGAGGCGCTGTCCCGCCCGGTGACGGTGGCGGGCCGCGAGTTGGTGATGACCGCCAGCGTCGGTCACGCCACGGGCCCCGGCGGTACCCCGATCGCCGAGTTGCTGCACGCCGCCGACACCGCCATGTACGCGGTCAAGCGCGCCCGCCACGTCGTCCCCGGCTTGCCGACGACCGAGTCGGCGCCGCGGTTGCGTGATCACGGAAAGGACGCCGCCTGA
- a CDS encoding type IV secretory system conjugative DNA transfer family protein, whose protein sequence is MALGAGLIAVGLLLRGASGELALYWPWPIAAGVVVLLVCAVASVRNEALPRAALAGAGLTGLGAWFAGWVPANTPGHSYWPWALISGVVLLVGAAVVWSRQRGGSAGLVNRWSRRSRRNDGVASWWSILRSASRFAVRRKATVLRPSLQGLTSWQRLRVPTRELATPVARVGGLRVWSTVEDVTLRLGGPRTGKTGELAGRILDAPGAVIATSTRTDLVEVTGPVRRLRGPVHVFNPSDVGDGSLPSTITFDPLSGCEAPAAATSRAADLIAGVAAPGDGGDREYWAGQARRVLAALLHAAALGGATMRDVLAWVADPDGAANEVQRFLRRSPEPAYESDALQFLGTNERTRSSICATIMPSLGWLTDEKAAKAAASGSFDVAELLANRGTVYMLGAEDAQVAPLVTALTGHIAREARRIAGSQPGGRLDPPLTLALDEAALICPLPLDNWTADMGGRNVTIHIAAQSRAQLRKRWGDTGAGAILNNAATVLIFGGARDADDLNAYSTLTGERDERVETRDTDGTVTSVTTRRVPVLSPGQFAQLPAGRVVIIRRGLAPAVGRVQMAWKRRDVKAARRANVWADRLERWGQGWQRFADRAEEWASQDKYAGVRQKLGVHLDVDRRHTTASGTRVHADVDGGGR, encoded by the coding sequence GTGGCGCTGGGCGCCGGCTTGATCGCGGTGGGCCTGCTGCTTCGCGGTGCGTCGGGTGAGCTGGCGCTGTACTGGCCGTGGCCGATCGCTGCGGGCGTTGTGGTGCTTCTCGTGTGCGCGGTGGCGTCGGTCCGGAATGAGGCGTTGCCTCGCGCGGCACTGGCCGGCGCCGGGTTGACTGGGCTGGGCGCGTGGTTTGCGGGTTGGGTTCCCGCGAACACTCCGGGCCACTCGTACTGGCCGTGGGCTCTGATCAGCGGCGTGGTGTTGCTGGTCGGTGCTGCGGTGGTGTGGTCGCGGCAGCGCGGTGGTTCGGCGGGTCTGGTGAATCGCTGGTCGCGCCGGTCGCGCCGCAATGATGGAGTTGCGTCCTGGTGGTCGATCCTGCGGTCGGCGTCGCGGTTCGCGGTGCGCCGCAAGGCGACCGTGTTGCGGCCGAGCTTGCAGGGTCTGACGTCGTGGCAGCGGCTGCGGGTACCGACGCGGGAGCTGGCTACGCCGGTGGCCCGGGTCGGTGGGTTGCGGGTGTGGTCGACGGTCGAGGACGTCACTCTTCGTCTGGGTGGTCCTCGCACGGGTAAGACGGGCGAGCTGGCCGGCCGGATTCTCGACGCGCCGGGTGCGGTGATCGCCACGAGCACCCGCACCGATCTGGTTGAGGTCACTGGTCCTGTGCGCAGGTTGCGGGGCCCGGTGCACGTGTTCAACCCCAGCGATGTGGGCGATGGCTCGTTGCCCTCGACGATCACGTTCGACCCGTTGTCGGGGTGCGAGGCCCCGGCGGCGGCGACGAGCCGCGCTGCGGATCTGATCGCCGGTGTCGCCGCTCCTGGTGATGGCGGGGACCGGGAGTACTGGGCCGGGCAGGCCCGACGGGTGCTGGCCGCGCTGCTGCACGCCGCCGCCCTGGGCGGGGCCACGATGCGCGACGTGCTTGCGTGGGTGGCGGACCCGGACGGTGCGGCGAACGAGGTGCAGCGGTTCCTGCGCCGCTCGCCGGAACCGGCCTACGAGTCGGACGCGCTGCAGTTTCTGGGCACCAACGAGCGGACGCGGTCGTCGATCTGCGCCACGATCATGCCCTCGCTGGGCTGGCTGACCGATGAGAAGGCCGCCAAGGCCGCGGCTTCGGGCTCGTTCGATGTCGCCGAGCTGCTGGCGAACCGGGGCACGGTGTACATGCTGGGCGCCGAGGACGCGCAGGTCGCGCCGTTGGTGACGGCTCTGACCGGGCACATCGCGCGTGAGGCCCGGCGGATCGCGGGATCGCAGCCCGGCGGGCGACTGGATCCGCCGTTGACGTTGGCGCTGGATGAGGCGGCGCTGATCTGCCCGTTGCCGTTGGACAACTGGACCGCGGACATGGGTGGCCGCAACGTGACCATCCACATCGCCGCGCAGTCTCGTGCGCAGCTGCGGAAGCGCTGGGGCGACACCGGTGCTGGGGCGATCCTGAACAACGCCGCCACGGTGCTGATCTTCGGCGGAGCCCGCGATGCCGACGACCTCAACGCCTATTCGACGTTGACAGGGGAGCGGGACGAGCGGGTGGAGACCCGCGACACCGACGGCACCGTGACTTCGGTGACCACCAGGCGGGTGCCGGTGCTCTCCCCGGGTCAGTTCGCGCAGCTTCCCGCCGGCCGGGTGGTGATCATCCGCCGTGGTCTGGCCCCGGCGGTCGGTCGGGTGCAGATGGCGTGGAAGCGCCGCGACGTGAAGGCCGCCCGCCGCGCCAACGTCTGGGCTGACCGGCTGGAGCGCTGGGGCCAGGGCTGGCAGCGCTTCGCTGACCGCGCCGAGGAGTGGGCCAGCCAGGACAAATACGCCGGTGTCCGGCAGAAGCTCGGCGTCCACCTCGACGTCGACCGCCGCCACACCACCGCCAGCGGCACGCGCGTGCACGCCGATGTGGACGGAGGTGGCCGGTGA
- a CDS encoding tyrosine-type recombinase/integrase, producing MPISPPGDRKAEQAAYREAQKVLTRLQGEADDLKVARTKSTFGALLDRWLPQHEIDPTTRMNYESAIRQYIRPELGDVPLLLLTRDASERLERFYADLRRCSKRCSGRPFVEHRVDGPHECREVQHRRPPGRRPAAGYPEHDCEEVGCKVLECQQHVCTPYSASSVRQVHAIISGALSAAVRWGWIAYNPAPAVRLPVKRRPQPRPPSSTDMARIVEAAYRDAEWWGTYVWLSAVIGARRGEVVALQWEDIDMDTGIVVLDENYVRGPDGMIVKDTKTHQGRRVSVDEDTVTLLQQHRSASATQLRRLGVELTGQTWLFSAKPDLSQPRDPSSLTRRYSRLVAELGIDTQLKQLRHYSATELLTAGVDLRTVAGRLGHGDGTTTLRHYAAWVGAADQAAASMIGKRMPKLPTSFS from the coding sequence GTGCCGATCAGCCCGCCGGGCGACCGCAAGGCCGAGCAGGCGGCGTACCGGGAGGCTCAGAAGGTCCTGACCCGCCTGCAGGGTGAGGCTGACGATCTGAAGGTGGCGCGTACGAAGTCGACGTTCGGCGCGTTGCTTGACCGTTGGCTGCCGCAGCACGAGATCGATCCGACGACGCGGATGAACTACGAGTCCGCGATCCGTCAGTACATCCGTCCGGAGCTTGGTGACGTTCCGCTGTTGCTGCTCACTCGAGACGCGTCTGAAAGGCTTGAGCGCTTCTACGCTGATCTTCGCCGCTGCAGCAAGCGGTGTAGCGGCCGGCCTTTCGTCGAGCACCGGGTTGATGGGCCACACGAGTGTCGTGAGGTGCAGCATCGTCGTCCTCCGGGGCGGCGGCCGGCGGCGGGCTATCCGGAGCACGACTGCGAGGAGGTTGGCTGCAAGGTCCTTGAGTGTCAGCAGCATGTCTGCACGCCGTACTCGGCATCGAGCGTTCGCCAGGTGCACGCGATTATCAGCGGTGCTTTGAGTGCTGCCGTGCGATGGGGCTGGATTGCCTACAACCCGGCGCCCGCGGTGCGGTTGCCGGTGAAGCGCCGGCCACAGCCGCGGCCGCCGTCGTCCACCGATATGGCCCGCATCGTCGAGGCTGCGTACAGGGATGCCGAGTGGTGGGGCACATATGTGTGGCTGTCAGCTGTTATCGGTGCCCGCCGTGGTGAAGTCGTTGCCCTGCAGTGGGAAGACATCGACATGGACACAGGCATCGTCGTTCTCGACGAGAACTACGTGCGCGGCCCTGACGGCATGATCGTGAAGGACACCAAGACCCATCAGGGACGCCGCGTTTCCGTTGACGAGGACACGGTCACTTTGCTGCAGCAGCACCGATCGGCGTCGGCCACACAGCTGCGACGTCTGGGTGTGGAGTTGACCGGCCAGACCTGGCTGTTCTCGGCGAAGCCTGATCTGAGCCAGCCGCGCGACCCGAGTTCGCTGACGCGTCGGTACTCGCGGCTGGTGGCCGAGCTTGGGATCGACACCCAGCTCAAACAGCTCCGCCACTACTCGGCCACGGAGCTTCTCACTGCGGGAGTGGACCTGCGCACTGTCGCCGGCCGCCTCGGGCATGGTGATGGAACAACAACATTGCGGCACTACGCCGCTTGGGTCGGTGCGGCGGACCAGGCCGCAGCGAGCATGATCGGCAAACGGATGCCGAAGCTGCCGACGTCATTTTCATAG
- a CDS encoding protein phosphatase 2C domain-containing protein → MQVAKAQWPGSERSQDRVFVTDQTTIVLDGASAFVPVDVPTEAYVDTLGQYLVRTLAEWPQRDTADVVAESISATAHTLRLVPGASPSSTVSIVRRRENTVDLFALGDSAIYYGRDDVTSRLCDNRIAELGIAEHREYRERLAQGHGYDDQHRELLKRLQLSQRRQRNQPGGYWIAEADPEAARNALVRTLDARSISWALLATDGAYGPITHLGLDDWPNIAGLDSKGLATLLQRCASWETEDDSHGKENPRAKVADDKALAAVILTDL, encoded by the coding sequence ATGCAGGTAGCGAAGGCTCAATGGCCGGGATCTGAGCGCAGCCAGGACCGCGTGTTCGTGACCGACCAGACCACGATCGTCCTCGACGGTGCCAGTGCATTCGTGCCAGTCGATGTGCCCACCGAGGCTTACGTAGACACGTTGGGCCAGTACCTGGTCCGAACTTTGGCCGAATGGCCCCAGCGCGATACCGCTGACGTCGTCGCAGAATCGATCTCGGCAACTGCCCACACCCTCCGGCTGGTTCCCGGCGCGTCGCCGTCGAGCACAGTCAGCATTGTTCGGCGGCGGGAGAACACTGTCGACCTCTTTGCGCTCGGGGATAGCGCGATCTACTACGGGCGCGACGATGTAACGAGTCGCCTGTGCGACAACCGCATTGCCGAACTCGGCATCGCCGAGCATCGCGAGTACCGCGAACGTCTCGCCCAGGGGCATGGGTACGACGACCAACATCGTGAACTGCTCAAAAGGCTGCAGCTAAGCCAACGCAGGCAACGGAACCAGCCAGGTGGTTACTGGATCGCTGAGGCAGATCCAGAAGCGGCACGCAACGCCCTTGTCCGGACCCTAGACGCTCGCAGCATCAGCTGGGCACTGCTCGCTACTGACGGAGCGTACGGTCCGATCACTCACCTTGGCCTTGACGACTGGCCCAACATCGCGGGGCTCGATTCCAAGGGACTCGCAACTTTGTTGCAGCGGTGCGCCAGTTGGGAAACCGAGGATGACTCTCACGGCAAGGAAAATCCGCGCGCCAAGGTCGCCGACGACAAAGCGTTGGCCGCAGTCATCCTCACCGACCTATGA
- a CDS encoding helix-turn-helix domain-containing protein produces the protein MTSAGAGPDRPAPVFYNVAEAADLLRLDQSTLYRHLRSGRFPAVKIGGRYVVPRVVLERLITDVLAVGTCLDIADWAERSGFAGGAA, from the coding sequence ATGACTTCGGCGGGCGCGGGACCGGACCGGCCGGCACCTGTCTTCTACAACGTCGCGGAAGCAGCCGACCTGCTGCGTTTGGACCAGTCGACCCTGTACCGCCACCTGCGGAGTGGGCGCTTTCCGGCAGTAAAGATCGGCGGCCGCTATGTCGTGCCACGCGTCGTGCTTGAGCGGTTGATCACGGACGTCCTTGCGGTCGGCACATGCCTGGACATTGCCGATTGGGCTGAGCGTTCGGGCTTTGCCGGGGGTGCGGCATGA